From the genome of Phytohabitans rumicis, one region includes:
- a CDS encoding S8 family serine peptidase, with protein sequence MVHPQPAPGSPWAVVAAALVGVWTVGVTALTQSVGWLADQLLLVTGFATPVWTWPLAAVVNAVLVATPALILATVPRSAAVRTAGRAWLTGAVALGGLGLLRAIPAPQNELYLAALALLAGAGTAVLRKGWPTLSLPGLAGGLAVLLPWLWIGALGGLLETVLAVAAAAAVGWLASTMLDLGNRYGVVLGGLVGGVALLLLAAGVGQGGAQLAAMLVLPPLGFAAAALRGAGWPLVAVAAVGPLAFVDPEEITLLLASGRDLPAWAAIAAALSLAVALLVGIGYAVARTRLTQRWVGASLVAVMAIAGVAIYLGPGQPGLHGEQLFVVMKSQADLTGVTGRDVYGRLVEHARQTQADLHESLDRWHLNYTPYYLVNGVEVNGGPGIRAWLSRRDDVDRVLLSQRLRPLPAAPGTAHGDEPAPPLPPWNISLLRADRVASQLGVDGSGIVVGTSDSGVDGTHPALSAGFRGGDDSWYDPWNGTRTPVDHGGHGTHTLGTAVGRTVGVAPGAKWVGCTNLDRNLGNPARYLDCMQFMLAPFRYGGDAFTDGRPERAPQVLTNSWGCPRIEGCDEGALQAATAAIAAAGIFFVAAAGNEGPFCGSIEDPPAPYADVLTVGAVDRDREVTEFSSRGPTNSGTAKPDVVAPGADILSAMPGGGYAIQSGTSMATPHVAGVVALMWSANPKLVGDLPRTRAILRETVVAATAGDSSGDCDTADVTGAGMVDAFAAVQAARAAG encoded by the coding sequence ATGGTGCATCCGCAGCCCGCCCCCGGCAGTCCCTGGGCGGTCGTCGCCGCGGCATTGGTCGGCGTGTGGACGGTGGGTGTCACCGCACTCACCCAGAGTGTCGGCTGGCTCGCCGACCAGCTGCTGCTGGTCACCGGGTTCGCCACGCCGGTGTGGACCTGGCCGCTCGCGGCCGTTGTCAACGCGGTGCTGGTGGCGACGCCCGCCCTCATCCTCGCCACGGTGCCGCGGTCGGCGGCGGTCCGCACGGCCGGCCGCGCATGGCTGACCGGCGCGGTGGCACTGGGCGGCCTCGGTCTGCTCCGCGCGATCCCGGCCCCGCAGAACGAGCTCTACCTCGCCGCCCTCGCCCTCCTCGCCGGGGCCGGCACGGCCGTACTCCGCAAGGGATGGCCCACGCTGTCGCTGCCCGGACTCGCCGGCGGCCTGGCGGTGCTGCTGCCCTGGTTGTGGATCGGCGCCCTCGGCGGCCTGCTGGAGACCGTGCTCGCGGTGGCCGCCGCGGCGGCGGTCGGCTGGCTCGCGAGCACCATGCTGGACCTCGGCAACCGCTACGGCGTCGTCCTCGGCGGGCTCGTCGGCGGCGTGGCCCTCCTCCTGCTCGCCGCCGGCGTCGGCCAGGGCGGCGCCCAACTCGCGGCGATGCTCGTGCTGCCGCCGCTCGGGTTCGCGGCCGCCGCGCTGCGCGGCGCGGGCTGGCCGCTCGTCGCGGTCGCGGCCGTCGGCCCGCTGGCGTTCGTCGACCCCGAGGAGATCACGCTCCTGCTGGCCAGCGGCCGGGACCTGCCCGCGTGGGCGGCCATCGCCGCCGCCCTCTCACTCGCCGTCGCGCTCCTGGTCGGCATCGGGTACGCCGTGGCGCGTACCCGATTGACGCAGAGGTGGGTCGGCGCGTCCCTGGTGGCCGTCATGGCCATCGCCGGCGTGGCGATCTACCTCGGCCCCGGCCAGCCCGGCCTCCACGGCGAGCAGCTCTTCGTCGTCATGAAGTCGCAGGCCGACCTGACCGGCGTCACCGGGCGCGACGTCTACGGCCGGCTGGTCGAGCACGCCCGGCAGACGCAAGCCGACCTGCACGAGTCCCTCGACCGTTGGCACCTGAACTACACGCCTTACTACCTGGTCAACGGCGTCGAAGTGAACGGCGGCCCGGGGATCCGGGCGTGGCTGTCCCGGCGCGACGACGTCGACCGGGTGCTGCTGAGCCAGCGGCTGCGCCCGCTCCCGGCCGCGCCCGGCACCGCGCACGGCGACGAGCCGGCCCCGCCGCTTCCACCGTGGAACATCTCGCTGCTGCGCGCCGACCGGGTCGCCAGCCAGCTCGGCGTCGACGGCTCCGGGATCGTGGTCGGCACCTCCGACTCCGGTGTGGACGGTACGCATCCGGCGCTGTCGGCCGGCTTCCGCGGCGGCGACGACTCCTGGTACGACCCGTGGAACGGCACCCGCACGCCCGTCGACCACGGCGGCCACGGCACACACACGCTGGGCACCGCGGTCGGCCGTACGGTCGGCGTGGCCCCCGGGGCGAAGTGGGTGGGCTGCACCAACCTGGACCGCAACCTGGGCAACCCGGCCCGCTACCTGGACTGCATGCAGTTCATGCTGGCGCCGTTCCGGTACGGCGGCGACGCGTTCACGGACGGCCGGCCGGAGCGGGCGCCGCAGGTGCTCACCAACTCGTGGGGCTGCCCGCGGATCGAGGGCTGCGACGAGGGCGCGCTACAGGCGGCCACGGCGGCGATCGCGGCGGCCGGCATCTTCTTCGTCGCCGCGGCCGGCAACGAGGGACCGTTCTGCGGCTCGATCGAGGACCCGCCCGCGCCGTACGCCGACGTGCTCACTGTCGGGGCGGTGGACCGCGACCGGGAGGTGACCGAGTTCTCCAGCCGCGGGCCCACCAACTCGGGCACGGCCAAGCCGGACGTCGTGGCCCCGGGCGCGGACATCCTCTCCGCCATGCCCGGCGGCGGGTACGCCATCCAGAGCGGGACGTCGATGGCCACCCCGCACGTCGCCGGCGTGGTCGCCCTGATGTGGTCCGCCAACCCGAAGCTGGTCGGCGACCTGCCCCGTACCCGTGCGATCCTGCGCGAGACGGTGGTGGCCGCGACGGCGGGCGACAGCTCGGGCGACTGCGACACGGCCGACGTGACCGGCGCCGGCATGGTCGACGCGTTCGCCGCCGTGCAGGCGGCCCGAGCAGCGGGATAG